In one Podarcis muralis chromosome 7, rPodMur119.hap1.1, whole genome shotgun sequence genomic region, the following are encoded:
- the EDN2 gene encoding endothelin-2 translates to MVNNPSCFFSLAITLCVLLEEGLGLPPAEPHLAAGSGRHLRTKRCSCLNWMDKECVYFCHLDIIWINTPGHSTPYGLGNTQRRRKRSLSRCECSHSKDSVCATFCHGKPWDFRNPRLTTNTGLLVKLLQSRSAKPRKTNF, encoded by the exons ATGGTAAACAATCCCTCCTGTTTCTTTTCCCTTGCAATCACCCTTTGCGTCCTGCTGGAAGAAG GCCTGGGCCTCCCTCCCGCAGAGCCTCACCTGGCAGCGGGCAGCGGCAGGCACCTGAGGACCAAGCGCTGCTCCTGCCTCAACTGGATGGACAAAGAGTGTGTTTACTTCTGTCACCTTGATATTATCTGGATCAACACGCCAGG CCACTCCACGCCCTACGGTCTGGGTAATACACAAAGGCGTCGGAAGAGATCACTCAGCAGGTGCGAGTGCTCGCATTCAAAGGACAGCGTCTGTGCGACCTTCTGCCATGGCAAGCCTTG GGATTTCAGAAATCCACGGCTTACCACGAACACGGGACTGCTGGTAAAACTTCTCCAGAGCCGTAGTGCGAAGCCCCGCAAGACAAACTTCTGA